GCCTGGGCGACGATCGGCGACTTCAGTCCGGACCAGATCTCGGCCCGGTCCTCACGTACGTCGGCGACGGCCGAGTTGGTCTCCAGCGGAGCGTGACTGGCGAACGCGAAGTCGAACTCCCCCTCCACCTTCTTCACCAGCAGCCCGAGGACGTCCAGGGAGGGCGTGGCCGCCTTCAGCTTGGCCCGGATGCCGTCGTCCGAGAGGGCGTCGACGCTGCCCGGGCCCCAGGTGACGTCCAGCGCCTCCCTGCCGTCGAGGGCCTGCCCGAACGTTTCCGCGACGACGGCGACGCCCGTGTCGATGGTCACCACGTCGAGCACACCGGGCATGGCCCGTACGGCGGCCTCGTTGTTCACCGCCTTCACCGTGCCGTTGATCGTCGGCGGCCTGCGCACCATGCACGGCTTGGCCCCCGGCACGTCGAGGTCGAGCGTGTAGGCCTGCTTGCCCGTGACCAGGGCACGGGCGTCGATGCGTGAGGTGGGGGTGCCGACGAGGGTGTGGTCCGACTCCTTCTTCGGCGTGACGGTGAGGGGGCCGAGGTCGAGGGAGGCGGCGGCCGCCGAGAGCGAGCCGTAGGAGGCGGTACGTCCGTCCGGCGCGACGACGACACCCTGACGCACCGTCAACTCACCTGTCGGGAGCCCCCATTGTTTCGCGGCGGCGCGAACCAGGCGGGCCCGCGCGGCGGCTGCCGTGTGCCTGACCGGATCGTAGAGCGAGCGGATGGAGTTGGAGCTGCCGGTGAGCTGGTTGAACAGCAACTCCGGCCGCGCGTCGTCCAGTTGGATCCTGACGCGGTCGAGCGGAGTGTCCAGCTCCTCCGCCACCAGCATCGCCACGGCGGTGGTGAGCCCCTGCCCGACCTCCTCGCGCGGCAGCCGGAAGTGGGCGACGCCCTCCTCGTCGACGCTCAGCACCAGCAGGTGCGCCGTGGGCGTCCCGGCCAGGATCAGCAGATCGCCGAGGTCCACCAGGTCCGCCGGTGCGGGCAGTGTGGGGATCGCCGCCTCCGCGCTGCCGGGCTCGTAGACGTCCAGGCCGATCTTGGTCGCGACCGCGAGCGTGGGCGCGGCCACCAGATACGTGAGAAACCTGCGCCGGGAGTGACGTGACATGGGGGCTCCGTTCAACGCCCCGCCTGCGTCGCCGGGCCGCCCGGTGATGATCGCCGCTGGTTACCCCTCGGTACAAGGGGTTCACAGGATCGGCACACGAGGGATGCTCGATGCTCCCTCAGCCGCGCTCGGCCAGCGCCCGCTCCCCCGCCGTCCGCATGGCCACCACTGGGGCCGTCTTGCACCCGGTCATCTGCTCGACCTGGAGCACCGCCTGGTGCACGAGCAGATCGAGCCCGCTGACGACCGCCCCGCCGTAGGCCGACCAGCGCGCGGCGAGTTCCGTCGGCCACGGGTGGTACAGCACGTCGAACAGCGTCGTCGGCCGCTCCGGCACGGCACCGGACAGCGCGTCCGTCGCCCCGGCCGGTGTCGTGGCGATGACGAGGGGAGCGCGCAGCCCGCGCTCGGCCTCCGCCCAGTCCGCCGTGCGCACCTCGACGTCCAGCCGCTCGCCCCACTGCCGCATCTCGGCGGCCCGCGCCTCGCTCCGCACGTACGCCACGACCTCACCGGTGCAGATCCGGGCGAGCGCGG
This genomic stretch from Streptomyces deccanensis harbors:
- a CDS encoding xanthine dehydrogenase family protein molybdopterin-binding subunit, whose protein sequence is MSRHSRRRFLTYLVAAPTLAVATKIGLDVYEPGSAEAAIPTLPAPADLVDLGDLLILAGTPTAHLLVLSVDEEGVAHFRLPREEVGQGLTTAVAMLVAEELDTPLDRVRIQLDDARPELLFNQLTGSSNSIRSLYDPVRHTAAAARARLVRAAAKQWGLPTGELTVRQGVVVAPDGRTASYGSLSAAAASLDLGPLTVTPKKESDHTLVGTPTSRIDARALVTGKQAYTLDLDVPGAKPCMVRRPPTINGTVKAVNNEAAVRAMPGVLDVVTIDTGVAVVAETFGQALDGREALDVTWGPGSVDALSDDGIRAKLKAATPSLDVLGLLVKKVEGEFDFAFASHAPLETNSAVADVREDRAEIWSGLKSPIVAQAAIAKAVGLPVSKVEVHVVQSGGSFGRRLFYDAALEAAVVSKKSGRPVRLMWSRIDDMRHGRMRPATHHRIRATYAAGQVLTFTHQVAAVETDFRHGLGDAITAAAASLPSGIGNATFAQTLFLTTVKSPYNFGVTAQTLTEVPIRMHTGSWRSVYSANTRGAEEIIVDELAAKLGKDPVAFRREFLKTARQRAVLDKVAKEGDWGRGLPDGWAQGVAFHDEYKACTACLVEIDATDPKKPRVTKAVIAADVGRVINPRGLEAQLLGGLTDAISTTLRAGLHIDEGLPLEGSYSQFHYARQKDSPKDVRIFVIEGADEPGGAGELGVPAAVGAVANAYARATGTKPRSFPVNFDVDFTPFPR
- a CDS encoding shikimate dehydrogenase encodes the protein MSRTASKNRAAVLGSPIAHSLSPVLHRAAYAELGLNDWTYDRFEVDEETLAGFVEQLGPEWAGLSLTMPLKRAVMPLLDEISETATSVEAVNTLVFTEDGRRVGDNTDIPGMVAALRERGIEQVESAAILGAGATASSALAALARICTGEVVAYVRSEARAAEMRQWGERLDVEVRTADWAEAERGLRAPLVIATTPAGATDALSGAVPERPTTLFDVLYHPWPTELAARWSAYGGAVVSGLDLLVHQAVLQVEQMTGCKTAPVVAMRTAGERALAERG